In the genome of Bremerella sp. P1, the window CAACGGCCCTATCCAACTACATCGGATCCAACTCCAGTGACTTGGCCGCACGGAACGACGGCATTCCTGGCAGCAATTACGGAGCCGACGGTATCTTCTGGGAGAACAGCGATTGCAATTTCGCCGATGTCACCGACGGTACTTCCAACACGTTCGCAATTGGTGAGCGCAGCTGGAACATGAATCGTCGCAATGGTACCGGCAAAGCGAACTACCATGCCGGAAACGTCTATGGTGTCGAAGGGCGACTAGTCGTCGGCGGAAGTCCTGTTTCGACCAAAACGCTTTACTCGGTCCTGGGTGGTACGGTTCGGACGATTAACTACGCACGAAACGATGCTTATGAGCATTCCTCGTTCAGCAGCCTGCATCCCGGTGGTGTCCAGTTCTTGTTCTGCGATGGCAGTGTTCAGTTTATTCCTGACACGGTGCAATTCGATTCGGACAACACTCCTGACACCGTTCTGGAATTGTTGGCCTCTCGTACCGATGGTGAGCCTGTCACCATCCCTTAGTCGAAATCACCAAGTAACTCTGCCTCAACAGGATCAATCGTTATGCGTTCGTTGTTTTCAAAATGGAGCCAGGCCCAAGTAATGTTGTGCCTGGCTGTTCTGGTCGTCTTGATGGTTTTTGGCTGTAATTCGATGGCTGCCCTCGATCCTGCCGAAGAGCCCGTCAAGACATTTGTTGAAGGAAAAGGCGGAATGGTCGAAACTGAAGACGGCCATATCGTTGTGGTTTGGTGTGAGAGCGCAAATCTGCAAGACTCAGATCTCGAGCAATTTGCCGCGCTGCCTGAACTCAAGGCGTTGTACTTGAATTACAACAGCGAGCTAACCAACAAGGTGTTTTCGATGTTCGACAACAAGCCGAACTTGAAAACGCTTGAATTGGCTGAGACTAAAATTACGCAGGGCGCCGCGGACAAATTCCGCGATGTACACCCTGAAATGTCGGTTTCGGGGCCAGGCGTTTAGACTCCCCAACTCCTCTACTTTCAAGACTAAGAAAGGCGGACCGTCATCGGTCCGCCTTTTTCTTTGGAATGTATCTGCTTCTGGGATAAGGCCTTCGGGAAAATTGCCGAAAAACACTGTCCCGAGCTTAGATCTCGAACGCGATTGAAATCGTCATCACTTACGGGTTTGGTATGCGCTAACGGCTAAACACGAAGGAGACGAGAAAATGCGAAAGATCATCCTGGCGACCACCATCGCGGCAGCTATGGGGATGTTTGTGGTCGGAACGATTCTGACAGCGGAAGAAGATGTTACTCAGTTAACTAGCGAGAACCCGCAAATCGACTACCAGGGCTTCTTGAAGCAGGTCCAAGAGGTCGCCAAGGTTCGCGAGAAGCGGCGTATCTCGGAAGATGAATTCCTGCGCATGATGGACGATCCTGAGACAGTCGTGCTTGATGCTCGCAGCAAGCGGATGTACGACCTGCTACATGTCAAAGGTGCGGTGCATATCTCGCTGCCGGACATGACTGCGGAAGATTTGGCGAAGCTGATTCCCGAGAAAGACACCCAGGTAGTGATTTACTGCAACAACAACTTCAAGAACGAGCCCATGGCATTTGCCCCCAAGGCTCCCGTCGCATCGCTTAACCTGAATACATACAACACGCTTTACAGCTACGGCTATCGAAACATTTACGAGCTTAAGCCGCTGTTGGATCGTCACAATACGAAGATCCCCTTCGGTGGCACATCGGCCGAAAAGGCTAAGTAGGCAGCAGTAGGGGACAGAACCTGCTTGTCGGCAATCACGGCTGCCAGCATATATGGAACATGGCTGGTAGCCTTCGTGCGATTGCCAACCTCTTCAAAACTCTTCGCTTGGGGCGATGTAGCGTTCAGCGGTCTTGCCGCGATAACTCTTGTGCGGCACATGGGGAGTTCATGAAATGGAGATCCCTGGCCAAACTCCCCTCAGCAATTCGCAGACAAAAGTTCTTGTGGCGATGTCGAATCAGGACGACTCCCTTCGACTAGTCCATGAAGATGAAGTGTCAGTTAGTTAACCGTTTGCTTGCTTACAAATGACACTGCGAATTAAAATCTCCTTCGCTTCGATGGGGCGGCGAAGGTCTACGAGTTCTGGTCCCATCGAAATACAGCATGGAGCCAAGAGGAAACCATGAAGTACATGTTGCTGGTTTACAGCGCAGAAACGTGTTGGACGCCTGAGACCCGCGAGGATTGCATGCGTAAGAGCATGGCCATTTGCGACCAGTTAGAAAAGGAAGGCAAGCTCCTTGCTGCTTCCCCGCTTATGTCCGTTTCAACGTCGAAAACGGTTCGCGTCCGTGAAGGCAAATCGCTGGTCACAACGGGCCCTTTCGCCGAAACGACCGAGCAATTAGGCGGCTACTACATACTGGATGTTGCGACGGAAGAAGAGGCCTTGGCGGTCGCTGCCCGTATTCCTCCTGCCTCGGTCGGAAGTGTCGAAGTCCGTCCTCTGGATACTCTTCCCCAGTAAGTGCACTATGAGAATCCGCAAGACGCGACTCACTATTGTCTGCTTCATCGGTATTTTGGCGATTGCTTGTGCGGGTTTCTACGTTCGATATTTCATGTTGCGTCCGATCGGCAGCGGTCCAGCAGGACCTGAAGTAGCCGACGAATCATTCCGCAAGAGTTGGAGTGATCGTCCGGTAAAACTGGTGGGATTAGGGGATAGTGTCACGGCCGGTCTCGGTGCCGACTCCCCAGATCACACCTTCTTTCAGCGAATGATCGAGAATCCTTCCGATGAATTTGTCGATATGCAGGGCAAGTCACTTTCAAGTGTGTTGCCTGAGCTTACGACAGAAAACCTGGCCATTTCTGGCTCGACATCGAAAGACCATTTACGTGTCATCGAAGATCGATTGTCGTTGCACGATCCCGACGTGTTTGGCTTGGTGGTCATGACCTCTGGCGGCAATGACCTGATTCATAGCTATGGACGTCGACCACCCAAAGAGTGCGCGATGTACGGCGCCACAATGGCAGAGGCCGAGCCATGGATCGCTTCGTTTCGTAGTCGATTAAACGACATGCTCGATAAGGTCACCGCGGCGTTCCCAGGCGGTTGCGAGATTTATCTCGCTGACATCTATGATCCCACAGACGGCGTTGGTGATGCGCCCAGTGTCTATCTTCCGCATTGGCCCGATGCGCTGGCGATCCACGAGAAGTACAACGAAGTGATTCGCGAGTGCATCGACGCGCGGCCGAACGTGTTCCATGTTCCTCTGCACGAAACTTTTCTAGGGCACGGCTCTCATGCGACGCAGTTCTGGCGATCCACTTACGTTGCGGAGGATCCGTACTACTGGTTCTATGAGAATATCGAGGACCCCAACGATCGCGGCTACGATGCAATTCGCCGCGTATTTCTCAATGAAATCGTCGACCACTCATCGCTTCGCGTAAGCGACAAATCGGTCGCTGAGTAGTCAGCCTTCGGGCATGGATTCATTAGAACGGCCAAGCGTAAATCGCGACTCCGATGGCGGCGCAGGAAACCACGAAGCCGAGGATCACGAGCACGCCATCTCTGACGGTCATGCCCGATGCGAACAACGCGATCGCTGTGCCTGGGATGGCCACAGCAAAGGGCAAAAAGGCCAGGGGAATAAAGAGTAACGCCAGAAAGGCGATGATGGCCGCGATTACATAGTGGAAGGGAGAGTGAGTAATCGTCTGCAAGCGACTGTCTGTGAACCCTGCGAGCCATTTTGCCCAAGGAAGCGTTTTGTCGATCCCTTTGGTCAAGGTATCTCGCGAGAAGGAGAAGTCGAGTAGGCGTTGCGGCAACCATGGTCTTCCGCTTGAGAAAATCATTTGCACAGCAATCAACATCAATACGCAGCCTGTCACGATCGACATGCCTGGAATGGCACCGATCGGCGAAACAGCCATGATGGCAGGCACGAGCAAAAGGGGGCCAAAACTTCGGCTATTGAGCGAGTCGAGCGTGTCTTCCAACGTGACCTCGTCTCCGTCGGTGTTTTCCTTCATCTGTTGCAAGATATCGACGAGACCGTCCGGAGAAGAATCGCTAGTGTTTTCTTCGGAAGTCGTTGGAGCGTCAGAGATTTGAGCAGTTGTCATTTTTTCGATCTGGTGAAGTGAATGTAAGTCTTCTATCACCAGGGGTGCAAAATGCATGCCACTTACAGAAGTCGCTTTTGCTCTATCAGCGAGCGGAAGAAATCGACATGATCGGCAGCACTGCGCTCGAGGCTGAAATGCTGAATCACACGCGTGCGGGCTGCATCGCCAAGGCTTGCTGCCAGCTGTTGGCTTTCGATCACGCGGGTCAGTGAATCGGCAAGAGCGCTGACGTCATCGACAGGAAAAACGACGCCTGTGTCGTTGTGATCAATTAGGATGCGATTGCCGGGAATATCACTGACGACGCATGGAAGTGACGCGGCCATTGCTTCGAGAAGTGCAATCGACATTCCTTCGTGAAGCGAGGGAAGAACGAACGCATCGGCGGCGGCCAGAACATCCTCGACCGTGTCAAAGGCCCCTGGCAAGATGATGCGGCTTTGAAGTCCCATTGCACCGACGAGGGAAGCCAGTTCTCCTTCCTGAGGTCCTTCCCCGATGAGCCAGAGGCGAGCCATCGGAAAACGCTGTAGGACGTACGGCCAGGCACGCACTACCTTGGTAAGACCTTTGCCGGGATGAAGTCTGCCGGTAAACACCACCAGTGGAGCGGACTCGGCCAAGGTAAGAATCGGATTGGCGGCGGCCAGTGCCGCACGAGCCGCGCGACGCTGCTCGGCGGAACGCATGGGGCCAACTTTCACGCCGTTAGGAATGAAGCGGATCTTCTCGCGCTCAAACTCGGACGAAACCATCTCGTCGAAGATCTGCTGGCTGGGTGCTACAAAGCCATCGGCCTGTTGGCAGGTTCGGCGGATACGATGGCCGAAGTTGGCCGTTTCGTGGAAGGCACAATCCCCCGTCTCGCCGGCTCCTTCGGCCCGCAAAATGACAGGTACTTTGCTTCGTTGCAGACGAGATGTCGCTACGACGGCGCTATGCTTCAGCATCGATATGTAGACGGCATCGAGCTCCGATTGATGTGATCGAAGCCAGCGTCCCAGCGACATCATGTACCGTACAGTACCCCAGCCACGGACCGAGGGATTGGGCAGGCGAACGACCGGAATGCCGCGATGCGATATCTGCTTGGGCCAGTCGGGATGCCACTGCGCGGTTACGAGTTGGACTTGATGCCCTTGGCGCGTGAGTTCCTCGGCCAGATTGGCCATAACCATTTCCGCCCCTCCGACCAGGGGCCAGAATCGGCGAGTGACAAGTGCCAGGCGAAGAGAAGTCATGCGTGCGAAGCGATCTCGTGGTCTTCCAACGCCGCAACAAACGGCAGATTGCGATAGAGGTCTTGATAATCCAAACCGTACCCCACGACGAACTCGTTGGGAATATGAAAGCCGACAAAGTCAGGCCGGATTGCCACTTCGTGACGCTCGGACTTGGAAAGCAGCACCAGCGATCGAACCGAGGTCGGACCATGTTCCTCGATGCTTTCCAGCACGTTTTTCAGCGTATGGCCCGTATCGAAGATGTCGTCGACGACCAGGACATCTTGCCCGGCAATTTGTGGCATCATATCTAGATTCAGGGCCAGTTCACCCGCCGAAGTAGCTGTACCCCGGTAGCTGCGTGCCTGCATGACGCCCACCTTCAAAGGCATCTCCAGCTGACGAATCAGGTCGGCCATCAGCACCAGGCTTCCTGTCATCACGCCCAGGACGGTCAGAGGCCGATCCCCGTAGTTTTCTGTCAATTCCGCCGCCAGGTCGGTGACTCTTGTGGCAAGTTCTCGCGTTTCAATCAAGGTATGCAAAGAAATCATCCCCACGTGCGGATGGCGGAATGTGAATCGACAAAACGCTATTGTAAGCTGTTAGCTCTCCGTTCTGTAGAGTCCGTTGCGGCTACAGACCTGATCCGTTCTCGAATCAAGAGATTTCCCCTCATCGTCTCCCGCTTTCCCAGTTATCCCAGTAAAGAAGGTTTCATGTTTGACATCATCGGAGACATCCACGGCCACGCCGACGAGTTGACGGCACTACTCGAGGAGTTGGGCTATTCGCAGCGTGATGGGGTGTATTCGCATCCAGAGCGGCGTGTGGTCTTTCTGGGAGACTTCGTCGATCGTGGTCCGAAGATTCGTGAGACGCTGGAGATCGTTCGCGGCATGGTTGAGACTGACGCGGCCCTCACGGTTATGGGGAATCACGAGCTCAATGCCATGGCGTTTCATACGCCTCATCCCGATCAGCCAGGAGAATATGTCCGACCTCATACGGCCAAAAACGAAAAGCAGCACGGGCAGACGCTACTGCAATTGAGCGAGTCCCAATTGAGCGATGCCCTGGCTTGGTTTCGAACGCTGCCAATGTGGCTTGAGCTGGATGGCTTGAGGGCTGTACATGCGTGTTGGGACGATGCGGCAATTGGCCAGATCGAGAACCATCTACAGCAATTTGGCGGTTTCACCGACAAGATGCTGGCCTCGGCCTGTTTGCCTGGCGAGCCACTGTTTGCGTCGGTCGAGGCGATCCTCAAGGGAAAAGAGATGCAGCTGCCTGAGGGGTACAGCTTTCAGGACAAGGATGGGCACGAGCGCACGAAAACGCGGACGCGTTGGTTTCTCGATGCCGATGGTCACACGTTTGGCAGCTACGCGATGACCGAGAAATTGGCCTGCGATATTCCGCTTAGCGACGACATTCGCAGTAAATCTCGACCCTATGGCGAGTCCGAAAAACCGGTGTTTCTTGGTCACTATTGGCTAAAAGAGGCCACGCCCAAGCGGTTGGCAAGGAACGTGGCCTGCGTGGACTATAGCGTCGCCAAGGGAGGCTTCCTGTGTGCTTATCGCTGGGATGGAGAACAGGAACTTCTCGACGAAAAGTTCGTCTATTTGAAGTAACTTCAGCCGTTAGTTGACTGCGGCACCTGCGACTGCGAAGCCGCCAGTCAGCAGGATGAAGAAGATTGGGATGATAATCGCTATGACTCCCAAGACGATGCCGATGATTCCAAGAATCATGCCGATTTGTGTCATCTGACGCCCTTCAGGATCCATGCGGCCAGCATCAATCTCGGCCAAGTCTTGAGATCCCATGTACCAGGCCACCGGGGCGCAGAAACAACAGGCCATGATACCGAGAATTCCCAGGACCAAGATAAGCACACCACGATGTGGTTTCATGTCCGCGTTTCCTTACTGCTGAAAGTGGTCGCCATAATCCGAGAAGCAATCCGATGAGGCCTCAACCTCGCGGAGTATGATAACAAGTCCCCGTATCAATTCCCAGCAAAGATCGAGATTGGGGCTGTCATTTTGGTGGACCTGAATGGGAGATTCTCGACCCCATGATATCATGTTGTTTCTATGGTCGTGCCAAGAGACACGAAAGAGACACATCACCGCGGACGACGTTCACCAGTCGGGAACCTTCATGACCGATAAACCGACCTACGGCAACTGGCGCGAGATCGATCTCGATGGCCATCTGTGCGAACTGTTCGAGCCGCAGCAGCGGAACGAGCATGGCTATGTTGGGATCTATCTGCACGGGGTACACCTAGGGAAGCTGTATCATAGCCCGGCGTTTGTCGAGCAGATCGAGAAATTCGGATTGCCGGTGGTTGCCCCGGTAACGCAGCGAAGCTGGTGGACCGATCGAATCTGTGAGGAATTCGATCCCCAGCGGTCGTCCCAGGCTTATTTGCTGGAAAGCGTACTGCCCTATATTGAAGAGCAATACAAGGCGAAGACACCGAAGGTGGCCCTGTTTGGGACGAGCATGGGAGGGCAAGGATCGCTGCGGTTTGCCTATAAATTTCCCGATGTCTTTCCAATTGTCGCGGCCGTGAGCCCTGCGATTGATTACCAGAATCGGATGCGTGACGACCCGGAAGATAACCTGTGGCAAATGTACGATAGTGCCGAGCAGGCTCGGCAGGACACGACGACTTTGCACATTCACCCGCTGAATTGGCCTCGAAATCAATTCTTTTGCTGCTGCCCAGAGGACACCTCTTGGTGGGAAAGCTCGGATCGATTACGAATGAAGCTGCAGTCTTTGGGTGTGCCGCACACATGCGACCTGGAGACCAAAGGCGGGGGGCACGGTTTTAACTACTACAGCCTGATGGCCCCTAAGGTGGTTCAATTCCTGTGGGATTCGCTGGAAAAAGAACGCCGCCGGATTGTTTAGATCATGTGCACCTGTGAAGAATTCGCTGGAAGATGCAGAAACTGATGCTCATCATCCCGACGCTTGATCGTTCGGGAGCCGAGAAACAACTGACGATGTTGGCTAAGGGATTGCCACGCGATCAGTTCGAAGTTTCGGTCTGTTGCCTGACACGCAGCGGGCCCTACAGCGAGGAGCTGACCGCTGCCGGCATTCCGGTAACAGTGATTGGCAAGCAACTGAAGATCGATCCTGCTGCGTACTGGCGACTCAAGAAGCACATACAGGACGAAAAGCCTGATATCGTTCACACCTGGCTCTTTGCGGCAAATAGTTACGGCCGCAAGGCAGCCCAAGCCGCCGGCGTGCGTCATATTTTGTGTGGAGAGCGCTGCGTCGATCCCTGGAAGATAACGCACGAACATTTCATTGATCGCTATCTCGATCGCGTTACGGACAAGATCGTGGTCAATAGCTCGGGCATTGTCGACTTCTACGTGAAGAAAGGACGCGACAAGAACAAGTTTGTCGTCATCCCCAATGGAATCGATCTGATCGACGGGGCTCCTCAGATCAGCAAGGAAGACCTTTGGAATCAATTGCGTTTGCCGTCGAACGCCAAGATGATGCTCAGCGTGGGGCGTCTGTGGCCGCAGAAGCGAATGAAAGATCTCATCTGGGCGACCGAGATCTTAAAACGTATCCGGGATGATGCGTATCTGGTGATCGTTGGCGACGGCCCTCAGCGTGAACGGCTGGTGCGTTACAGCCAGCAGGTCACCATCGACGATAAGGTGCGCATTGCCGGCCCACGTGACGACGTGGCGGATGTGATGCGACATGCCACGCTGTTCATGCTGGCCAGTGGTTATGAAGGCCAATCGAATGCCTTGATGGAGGCGATGGCGATTGGTCTGCCGGCGGCTGTCAGCGATATTCCTGGCAACCGCGATCTAATCACCCACGACGAGAACGGGTACCTCGTCGGGCTGGGGCAGCGGACCGAGTATTCTCGCTTTGCCAACTTCCTGCTGGAAGACGAAGCGATTAGGAATCGCTTCTCTGAAGCAGCGCGAAAGACGATCGCCGAACAGTTCAGCGTCCAGCAGATGATCGACCGGCACGCGGCGCTCTATCAGTCTCTCTGACGAGGGACTGGCCGCTAGTGTTCCTCGATGATGACGTCTTGAACCTTGGGGACACCATTTTCGATCGTGTAGCAATAGATTCTCCCTCCACCCAATGGAATCGTCTCAAATTGTGAGAAGTTGCCGATGCCAGTCACGGAAACAGCAACGTAAAAATCGAATTCCCGTAGGTTGTTTCCAATTGAGTAAGTCGTGTAGCGGGGGGCTGTCTTTCGCGAACCGATTCTCTGTAGGAGTTCCTCGCTCTCGATGATTTCGACAGGTTTACCGCCAAGGGTTTGAGGGACTGCATCGACAAATTCACCAGGCCGAACGTAAATTACCTCATCGCGAATACGAGAATTCATCGCGTGGAATGCGGTGAGGCTCTCCCCAACCGCGACTGCGCGGGGGTCAGGTAACTCAGTCGAAGCGGAATCGTTGCAACCAATGAACAGCAGTACGCTTAGAGCGATAAGGGGGACGCGAGACATGCTTACCTCAACTTCTTTTACAGGCATCCCCTCAAGATAGGGTTTCAGGAGCAATGCGTCGAGATTTTGGCAGGTGTGAACGTGTTGATGCCGAACTCCCCTGCCCTGGTTGTTGTCTCTTTTGAGCGGCGGTAGGCTAGTAGGTTTGAATTCCGGCCATCTGTTTGACCCTAAGAAATCTCAGAACGAAGACCATGAGCGATCCCTATTTCCAGAAGCTGTTTGCTGAACGTATCGGTGGCGAAAATTACGGTAAGGGAACCGCGATCTATAAGTTCGAGAAGATTAAGCGGGCCAAACGCAAGGCACTTGCCGACTACCCCGATCGCGAGCTGATCGACTTCGGGATCGGCGAAAACGACGAAATGGCCCCGGAATCGGTCCGCAAGGTCATGGCCGAAGAGATCAATAAGCCAGAGAATCGCGGTTACGCGGACAACGGTGTTGCCGAGTTCAAGCAGGCAGCGGCCGATTACATGAAGCGGATGTTCGGTGTCGAGCTGGATGCTGCGACCGAAGTGAACCACTGCATTGGTTCCAAGACGGCTCTGGCCATGCTGCCGGCCTGTTTCATCAATCCTGGCGACATCTGCCTGATGACCGTTCCTGGTTATCCGGTCGCAGGTACGCATGCAGCCTACTACGGCGGTACCGTCTACAAGCTTCCGCTGTTGGCCGAAAACGACTTCTTCCCTGATCTCGACAGCATTCCAGCGGATGTCAAAGAGAAGGCCAAGCTGCTGGTGATCAACTATCCCAACAGCCCCACCGGGAAGGTGGCGACCAAAGAGTTCTACGAGAAGGTCGTTAAGTTTGCCAAAGAGAACAACCTGGTGGTCGTGCAAGACGCGGCCCACACCGTGCTGACCTTTGAAGGGGAGCCACTCAGCTTCCTCAGCGTGCCGGGTGCGAAGGACGTGGGCGTCGAAGTCCATTCGTTGTCCAAGGGCTTCGACATGATCGGCTGGCGAATCGGTTGGGTTTGCGGCAACCCTCTGCTGGTTCAGGCCTTCAGCGATGTGAAGGACAACTGCGACAGCGGTCAGTTCATCGCCATTCAAAAAGCCGCCGCGGCAGCCTTGGCCGATGAAGAGATCCCCAAGCAAACCAAGGCCAAGTACGAGCGACGTCTGAAGAAGCTGGTCGAAATGCTCAACCGGTGTGGTTTTCAGTGCAAAGTCCCAGGCGGAACGTACTTCCTGTACACCAAGAGCCCATCCGGCGTCGAAGGCGGCCCGAGCTTTGCCAACGCCGAAGAGGCCTCGCAGTACCTCATCACCGAGAAGTCGATCTGTACCGTGCCATGGGACGACGCCGGTTCCTTCCTGCGGTTCTCGGTTACTTACGTCGCAGCTGATGAAGCAGCCGAAGACGCACTGATGGAAGAAACCGAAAAGCGTCTGAAGCAGATCTCGTTGAAGTTTGACTAAGCTCTTGGCTTGGTATTGGCTTGGAAGAATTCAGTAATCTCGGGTTTCTGAGTTCTTCCTTCGGCGACCCCTAAGACGAGGTCTACCAAATCCGATTGTGAGGCGGTGACCTCGATCCCGTTGAGATCTAAAAAGATAATCGCGGTCATTGCCGAGGTGCGTTTGTTGCCATCGACAAATGGGTGATTGGCACAAATATGGAAGAGATACGCCGATGCCATCTCGTGCAGCGTCGCGTGGAGATAGTGTCCGGCAAACATGGACTGTGGCATTGCGATCGCTGACTGCAGCAGTCCGATGTCGCGGATGCCAGGATCACCGCCATAGTGCTTAGTCGATGAATGATGAATCGCGAGGACTCGAGACAACTTGAGAAATCGAATGTTACCGGCCATCTACTCTGCTAGTTTCTGCAAAGCTTTGGCATAGTTCTGGTTTACCTTTTCGAGCGAGGCTTGAAACTCTGCCTCGGAAACATCATCAACCGGTGCACAGAATAACCCCTCGGTGTCGGCCTTGATAATCAATGGCGTCGTCTCGTCAATCTGCATTTTCTCAATGATCGACGGATCAAGTTCCAAGATGTATTGGTCGCCCATTTTTTTGATGTGAACGATCATCAGGCATTTCCAAGAGGTTTGAAATTGTGCGAGGACATTCGACGTGTCTTACGGCAAGCTTACCACTTCCCCGTCCCCCTTGTCCCCAAGTTTCCGAAAAAGATCGAGCTCGATCGTGTAGGGGATGAATCGCACACTGCCATCGACCAGCAAGGCATTCAGGCCACCATCGTGCGAGCTGCCAAAGCGGTTGGCGCCATTGAGAGGATTGGTTGCGGTGATATCGGACCAAGGTTCCAGGTCGGTGCGACGAACGGTCTCATGCGTGATGCCTGGGTTGCTTGACGGAGGGCCGTCCCAGCCGGACGTGTACCCGTAGATATCCCCTTCCTGCGAGCCTTGGCCGAGCGTGTTTAGGTTGACGCATTTCTCGGCCACCATCAACGTGTTGCTGGTTCCGTCGGTCACGGAAGAGAAGTCGTATAGGTTCTTACGTGGTCCGACGCTGCCGCTGGATGTATCGCCGCAGGTACCGGTAAAGTTCCTGGCCAATACGCCGGTCCCTTCCTGGTTACCGCCGGCGTAGTCGATCTGGGCCCGTGGGACTTGGTCGAAGGA includes:
- a CDS encoding glycosyltransferase family 4 protein — its product is MTSLRLALVTRRFWPLVGGAEMVMANLAEELTRQGHQVQLVTAQWHPDWPKQISHRGIPVVRLPNPSVRGWGTVRYMMSLGRWLRSHQSELDAVYISMLKHSAVVATSRLQRSKVPVILRAEGAGETGDCAFHETANFGHRIRRTCQQADGFVAPSQQIFDEMVSSEFEREKIRFIPNGVKVGPMRSAEQRRAARAALAAANPILTLAESAPLVVFTGRLHPGKGLTKVVRAWPYVLQRFPMARLWLIGEGPQEGELASLVGAMGLQSRIILPGAFDTVEDVLAAADAFVLPSLHEGMSIALLEAMAASLPCVVSDIPGNRILIDHNDTGVVFPVDDVSALADSLTRVIESQQLAASLGDAARTRVIQHFSLERSAADHVDFFRSLIEQKRLL
- a CDS encoding alpha/beta hydrolase-fold protein, translated to MTDKPTYGNWREIDLDGHLCELFEPQQRNEHGYVGIYLHGVHLGKLYHSPAFVEQIEKFGLPVVAPVTQRSWWTDRICEEFDPQRSSQAYLLESVLPYIEEQYKAKTPKVALFGTSMGGQGSLRFAYKFPDVFPIVAAVSPAIDYQNRMRDDPEDNLWQMYDSAEQARQDTTTLHIHPLNWPRNQFFCCCPEDTSWWESSDRLRMKLQSLGVPHTCDLETKGGGHGFNYYSLMAPKVVQFLWDSLEKERRRIV
- the hpt gene encoding hypoxanthine phosphoribosyltransferase, producing the protein MISLHTLIETRELATRVTDLAAELTENYGDRPLTVLGVMTGSLVLMADLIRQLEMPLKVGVMQARSYRGTATSAGELALNLDMMPQIAGQDVLVVDDIFDTGHTLKNVLESIEEHGPTSVRSLVLLSKSERHEVAIRPDFVGFHIPNEFVVGYGLDYQDLYRNLPFVAALEDHEIASHA
- a CDS encoding exopolysaccharide biosynthesis protein, with protein sequence MTTAQISDAPTTSEENTSDSSPDGLVDILQQMKENTDGDEVTLEDTLDSLNSRSFGPLLLVPAIMAVSPIGAIPGMSIVTGCVLMLIAVQMIFSSGRPWLPQRLLDFSFSRDTLTKGIDKTLPWAKWLAGFTDSRLQTITHSPFHYVIAAIIAFLALLFIPLAFLPFAVAIPGTAIALFASGMTVRDGVLVILGFVVSCAAIGVAIYAWPF
- a CDS encoding DUF1559 domain-containing protein, which gives rise to MKMRFGRSGFTLVELLVVIAIIGVLIALLLPAVQQAREAARRMQCTNNLKQLGLGLHNHHDTFGQFPMGYEFRSGFTDGDPTWGWGAFLMPFIEQETIYDALDPKNQTLANAVGNANDLAVLKTPLDVFRCPSDTGPDLNDQRKLAGEATALSNYIGSNSSDLAARNDGIPGSNYGADGIFWENSDCNFADVTDGTSNTFAIGERSWNMNRRNGTGKANYHAGNVYGVEGRLVVGGSPVSTKTLYSVLGGTVRTINYARNDAYEHSSFSSLHPGGVQFLFCDGSVQFIPDTVQFDSDNTPDTVLELLASRTDGEPVTIP
- a CDS encoding rhodanese-like domain-containing protein; the encoded protein is MRKIILATTIAAAMGMFVVGTILTAEEDVTQLTSENPQIDYQGFLKQVQEVAKVREKRRISEDEFLRMMDDPETVVLDARSKRMYDLLHVKGAVHISLPDMTAEDLAKLIPEKDTQVVIYCNNNFKNEPMAFAPKAPVASLNLNTYNTLYSYGYRNIYELKPLLDRHNTKIPFGGTSAEKAK
- a CDS encoding glycosyltransferase — its product is MQKLMLIIPTLDRSGAEKQLTMLAKGLPRDQFEVSVCCLTRSGPYSEELTAAGIPVTVIGKQLKIDPAAYWRLKKHIQDEKPDIVHTWLFAANSYGRKAAQAAGVRHILCGERCVDPWKITHEHFIDRYLDRVTDKIVVNSSGIVDFYVKKGRDKNKFVVIPNGIDLIDGAPQISKEDLWNQLRLPSNAKMMLSVGRLWPQKRMKDLIWATEILKRIRDDAYLVIVGDGPQRERLVRYSQQVTIDDKVRIAGPRDDVADVMRHATLFMLASGYEGQSNALMEAMAIGLPAAVSDIPGNRDLITHDENGYLVGLGQRTEYSRFANFLLEDEAIRNRFSEAARKTIAEQFSVQQMIDRHAALYQSL
- a CDS encoding metallophosphoesterase, which translates into the protein MFDIIGDIHGHADELTALLEELGYSQRDGVYSHPERRVVFLGDFVDRGPKIRETLEIVRGMVETDAALTVMGNHELNAMAFHTPHPDQPGEYVRPHTAKNEKQHGQTLLQLSESQLSDALAWFRTLPMWLELDGLRAVHACWDDAAIGQIENHLQQFGGFTDKMLASACLPGEPLFASVEAILKGKEMQLPEGYSFQDKDGHERTKTRTRWFLDADGHTFGSYAMTEKLACDIPLSDDIRSKSRPYGESEKPVFLGHYWLKEATPKRLARNVACVDYSVAKGGFLCAYRWDGEQELLDEKFVYLK
- a CDS encoding YciI family protein, with the protein product MKYMLLVYSAETCWTPETREDCMRKSMAICDQLEKEGKLLAASPLMSVSTSKTVRVREGKSLVTTGPFAETTEQLGGYYILDVATEEEALAVAARIPPASVGSVEVRPLDTLPQ
- a CDS encoding SGNH/GDSL hydrolase family protein, with the translated sequence MRIRKTRLTIVCFIGILAIACAGFYVRYFMLRPIGSGPAGPEVADESFRKSWSDRPVKLVGLGDSVTAGLGADSPDHTFFQRMIENPSDEFVDMQGKSLSSVLPELTTENLAISGSTSKDHLRVIEDRLSLHDPDVFGLVVMTSGGNDLIHSYGRRPPKECAMYGATMAEAEPWIASFRSRLNDMLDKVTAAFPGGCEIYLADIYDPTDGVGDAPSVYLPHWPDALAIHEKYNEVIRECIDARPNVFHVPLHETFLGHGSHATQFWRSTYVAEDPYYWFYENIEDPNDRGYDAIRRVFLNEIVDHSSLRVSDKSVAE